A stretch of Saccharothrix texasensis DNA encodes these proteins:
- a CDS encoding P-loop NTPase translates to MTLPTVDDVQKALAGVQDPEIRRPITDLGMVKDVVVGDDGVVDVAVFLTVSGCPLRDKITADVTAAVSALDGVTGVRVELDVMSDAQRTELRKTLRGGVEEPVIPFAQPGSLTRVYCVASGKGGVGKSSVTVNLAVAMAARGLSVGVVDADIYGHSIPRMLGTDARPTQVEKMIMPPQSHGVKLISIGMFTSGNTPVVWRGPMLHRALQQFLADVFWGDLDVLLLDLPPGTGDIAISVAQLVPNAEILVVTTPQQAAAEVAERAGSIALQTRQRIAGVIENMSWLELPDGTRMDVFGTGGGQVVADSLTQAVGADVPLLGQVPLDPRVREQGDSGTPIVLAHPESAPGQVLTAVAKKLSTRSRGLAGRLLNVTPAGR, encoded by the coding sequence GTGACTCTTCCTACCGTTGACGACGTGCAGAAGGCGTTGGCCGGTGTCCAGGACCCGGAGATCCGGCGTCCGATCACCGACCTCGGCATGGTCAAGGACGTCGTGGTCGGTGACGACGGGGTCGTGGACGTGGCGGTCTTCCTGACCGTGTCCGGCTGCCCGCTGCGCGACAAGATCACCGCCGACGTGACCGCCGCCGTGTCCGCGCTCGACGGCGTGACCGGTGTCCGCGTGGAGCTGGACGTGATGAGCGACGCGCAGCGCACGGAGCTGCGCAAGACGCTGCGCGGCGGCGTCGAGGAGCCGGTGATCCCGTTCGCGCAGCCCGGTTCGCTGACCCGGGTGTACTGCGTCGCGTCGGGCAAGGGCGGGGTCGGCAAGTCGTCGGTGACGGTGAACCTGGCCGTCGCGATGGCCGCGCGCGGGTTGTCCGTCGGCGTGGTGGACGCCGACATCTACGGCCACTCCATCCCGCGGATGCTGGGCACGGACGCCCGACCCACCCAGGTCGAGAAGATGATCATGCCGCCCCAGTCGCACGGCGTGAAGCTCATCTCGATCGGCATGTTCACGTCGGGCAACACCCCGGTCGTGTGGCGGGGCCCCATGCTGCACCGGGCGTTGCAGCAGTTCCTGGCCGACGTGTTCTGGGGCGACCTGGACGTGCTGCTGCTCGACCTGCCGCCGGGCACCGGCGACATCGCCATCTCGGTGGCGCAGCTCGTGCCGAACGCCGAGATCCTGGTCGTGACCACGCCGCAGCAGGCGGCGGCCGAGGTGGCGGAGCGGGCCGGGTCGATCGCGTTGCAGACGCGGCAGCGGATCGCGGGCGTGATCGAGAACATGTCGTGGCTGGAGCTGCCGGACGGCACCCGGATGGACGTGTTCGGCACGGGCGGCGGGCAGGTCGTGGCCGACTCGCTGACCCAGGCCGTGGGCGCGGACGTGCCGCTGCTGGGCCAGGTGCCGCTCGACCCGCGGGTCCGCGAGCAGGGCGACTCGGGCACGCCGATCGTGCTGGCGCACCCCGAGTCGGCCCCCGGCCAGGTGCTGACGGCCGTGGCGAAGAAGCTCTCGACCCGCTCGCGCGGGCTGGCCGGCCGGCTGCTGAACGTCACCCCCGCCGGCCGCTGA